The following are encoded together in the Aerococcus mictus genome:
- a CDS encoding aspartate carbamoyltransferase catalytic subunit, with amino-acid sequence MEHLTSVQDLSNEEVMELIRQGETFKNSPVAVHPQSITMANLFYENSTRTHMSFEQAERRLGYQVLPFEVSQSSVNKGESLYDTVITLEAIGANALVIRHSQNEYYLDLLKELNKHHHKIHLINGGDGSGQHPSQCLLDMMTIYEEFKHFDGLKVAIIGDIKNSRVARSNAQLLNQLGSEVFFSGPEAWYDPQMDQYGSYQDIDQLIDQMDVVMLLRVQHERHSDDPLEESFDPKRYHEKYGINLDRYQKLQDHAILMHPGPINRDVELASELVESEKSRFVQQMENGVYMRMAILKSVIEGEK; translated from the coding sequence ATGGAACATTTAACCAGTGTACAAGACTTAAGCAATGAAGAAGTAATGGAGCTTATTAGACAAGGGGAAACTTTTAAAAATAGTCCAGTAGCGGTTCATCCCCAATCCATTACTATGGCTAATTTGTTTTATGAAAATTCAACTAGAACACATATGAGTTTTGAGCAGGCAGAACGGCGCTTGGGTTATCAAGTCTTACCTTTTGAAGTGAGTCAGAGTTCGGTCAATAAAGGCGAAAGTCTCTATGATACCGTTATTACTTTAGAAGCTATTGGAGCTAATGCATTAGTTATTCGCCATTCTCAAAATGAGTACTATCTTGACCTATTAAAAGAGCTTAATAAGCACCACCACAAAATCCACCTTATTAATGGTGGGGATGGTAGTGGCCAACATCCGAGCCAATGCTTACTAGATATGATGACTATCTATGAGGAGTTTAAGCACTTTGATGGTTTGAAGGTTGCAATTATTGGTGACATTAAAAATTCACGGGTAGCTCGCAGCAATGCCCAATTACTCAACCAATTGGGGAGTGAAGTATTCTTTTCGGGTCCAGAAGCCTGGTATGATCCCCAAATGGACCAATATGGCAGCTACCAAGACATTGACCAGTTAATTGACCAAATGGATGTGGTGATGCTCTTACGGGTCCAACATGAAAGACATTCTGATGACCCATTGGAGGAGAGTTTTGACCCTAAGCGTTATCATGAGAAATATGGAATTAATTTAGACCGTTATCAAAAGCTACAAGACCATGCCATATTAATGCATCCAGGTCCTATTAATCGTGACGTTGAACTGGCTAGTGAACTAGTAGAATCAGAAAAGAGTCGCTTTGTGCAACAAATGGAAAATGGCGTTTATATGAGAATGGCTATCTTAAAGAGTGTGATTGAGGGTGAGAAATAA
- a CDS encoding dihydroorotase → MKVLIQAGKVYSQGSLTTMDILIEEGKIQALGQHLVDQDEVDQVIDASGCLVTPGLIDIHVHYREPGFEDKETIASGSRAAARGGFTSVCTMANTNPVPDTPEKLSQLIQKNQSDGEVKIHQYAPITKDLTSDQVVDIPAMKEEGAFALSNDGHGVQSAATMYQAMLAAKEQGLAICAHLEDRSLFNNGVINAGKAAERMELPGILSVAESSQLARDIELARATGVHYHVCHVSTAASLNLIRQAKLDGVNITCEVAPHHLLFHDGNILKDDANYKMNPPLRNSSDQEALVQALNDGTIDLIATDHAPHTEEEKSQGFLKSPFGIVGSETAFMSLYTLLVKRGKLSLERLIALMTDQPRQLFHLETAGTIWPGQAADISIFNLDRPYQVKASDYASKSSNSPLNNTSLYGRTEYCLVDGEIVYQAEGGNSHE, encoded by the coding sequence ATGAAAGTCCTAATTCAAGCAGGTAAGGTTTATAGTCAGGGTTCTTTGACGACTATGGATATTCTTATTGAGGAAGGAAAGATCCAAGCTCTTGGTCAACACTTGGTCGACCAAGATGAAGTTGATCAAGTGATTGATGCTTCAGGCTGTTTGGTGACTCCAGGCCTTATTGATATCCATGTCCATTACCGAGAACCAGGTTTTGAAGACAAAGAAACGATTGCTAGTGGTAGCCGGGCAGCAGCTCGCGGAGGTTTTACTAGCGTATGTACCATGGCTAACACCAATCCTGTTCCTGATACCCCTGAAAAACTTAGCCAGTTAATTCAAAAGAATCAAAGTGATGGTGAGGTGAAGATCCATCAATATGCTCCCATTACTAAGGATTTAACTAGCGATCAGGTTGTTGATATTCCTGCGATGAAGGAGGAGGGCGCTTTTGCCTTGAGTAATGATGGACATGGCGTCCAATCAGCTGCAACCATGTATCAAGCGATGCTAGCAGCCAAAGAGCAAGGCCTAGCCATTTGCGCTCACCTAGAAGACCGTTCCTTATTTAATAATGGCGTGATCAATGCAGGAAAGGCTGCAGAGCGTATGGAACTTCCTGGAATTTTATCGGTGGCTGAAAGCAGTCAATTGGCTAGAGATATTGAATTAGCTCGGGCAACAGGGGTTCACTACCATGTCTGCCATGTGTCTACGGCGGCCAGTTTAAATTTGATTCGCCAAGCCAAATTGGATGGAGTGAATATTACTTGTGAGGTTGCTCCTCACCACCTTCTCTTCCATGATGGCAATATCTTAAAAGATGATGCGAATTATAAAATGAACCCGCCATTGAGAAACTCATCAGACCAAGAAGCCCTAGTCCAAGCCTTAAATGACGGGACTATTGATTTGATCGCTACAGACCATGCTCCCCATACCGAAGAAGAAAAGAGTCAAGGCTTCTTGAAGTCCCCCTTTGGAATTGTTGGTAGTGAAACAGCCTTTATGAGTTTATACACGCTATTAGTTAAGCGAGGAAAACTCAGTTTAGAAAGGCTTATTGCCCTAATGACTGACCAACCTCGTCAATTATTCCATTTAGAGACAGCAGGAACCATCTGGCCAGGGCAAGCTGCTGATATTAGTATCTTTAATCTCGACCGTCCTTATCAAGTCAAGGCTAGTGACTACGCCTCAAAGAGTAGTAATAGTCCCCTAAATAACACCAGTTTATACGGACGAACCGAATATTGTTTAGTTGATGGAGAAATTGTTTATCAAGCTGAGGGAGGAAATAGTCATGAATAA
- a CDS encoding dihydroorotate dehydrogenase, with product MNNIQVELPGLSLSNPLMPASGSFGYGDFSNCQDLDLSQLGALVIKTTTLEAREGNPDPKMWWNDEYSLNAVGLKNPGIDVVIKEKLPQLKEKYPSLPIIASVGGNTVEDYCQVAQLFDQSGLVNALEINISCPNVKKGDLAFGKDPQFAKELTEKIKSLVDLPVYVKLSPNVDGVVAMAQALEEAGADGLTMINTLLGMGIDIKEKRPVLGNGYGGISGPLLKPLALRMIHQVRQQSQLPIIGVGGVCTVDDVIEMFMAGANAVQVGYQHFKNPGICIDLAKELPFRLAELGISSLKDIQVI from the coding sequence ATGAATAATATCCAAGTGGAATTACCCGGTTTATCCTTATCTAACCCCTTAATGCCCGCTAGTGGGAGTTTTGGTTATGGTGATTTCTCTAATTGCCAAGACCTCGATTTAAGTCAATTAGGCGCCTTAGTGATAAAAACCACCACTTTGGAAGCTCGCGAAGGCAACCCTGATCCTAAGATGTGGTGGAATGATGAATACAGTCTTAATGCAGTAGGTTTAAAAAATCCAGGAATTGATGTGGTTATCAAGGAAAAACTTCCTCAGCTCAAAGAAAAATATCCTAGCTTGCCCATCATTGCTAGCGTGGGAGGAAATACAGTTGAGGACTATTGTCAAGTCGCCCAATTATTTGATCAATCCGGTTTAGTTAACGCTCTTGAAATTAATATTTCTTGTCCGAATGTGAAAAAGGGCGACCTTGCTTTTGGTAAGGATCCTCAATTTGCTAAGGAATTAACCGAAAAAATTAAGTCCCTAGTTGACTTACCAGTATACGTTAAATTGTCACCCAATGTCGATGGCGTGGTGGCTATGGCCCAAGCCTTGGAAGAAGCTGGTGCAGATGGCTTAACTATGATCAATACCTTACTCGGAATGGGTATTGATATTAAAGAAAAAAGGCCAGTTCTAGGTAATGGCTATGGGGGAATCTCAGGACCGCTCTTAAAACCCTTGGCTTTAAGAATGATTCACCAAGTCCGCCAACAAAGCCAACTGCCTATTATTGGGGTGGGCGGCGTATGCACTGTCGATGATGTGATTGAAATGTTTATGGCCGGAGCTAACGCAGTACAAGTGGGTTACCAACACTTTAAAAATCCAGGAATTTGTATTGATTTAGCGAAAGAATTACCGTTTCGTTTAGCGGAATTAGGTATTTCGAGTTTAAAAGATATTCAAGTGATTTAA
- the rplU gene encoding 50S ribosomal protein L21 encodes MYAVIKTGGKQIKVEEGSVIFVEKLDAEAGDKVTFDEVVFVGGESTKIGTPLVEGASVEGTVEKQGREKKVTTFKYRPKKDSRSKQGHRQPYTKVTIDSIKA; translated from the coding sequence ATGTACGCTGTTATTAAAACAGGTGGAAAGCAAATTAAAGTTGAGGAAGGTTCAGTAATCTTTGTTGAAAAATTAGATGCTGAAGCAGGAGATAAGGTAACCTTTGACGAAGTAGTCTTTGTTGGTGGTGAAAGTACTAAAATTGGTACGCCATTAGTAGAAGGTGCCTCAGTTGAAGGGACTGTTGAAAAACAAGGTCGCGAAAAGAAAGTGACTACCTTCAAATACCGTCCTAAAAAAGACTCTCGTTCTAAACAAGGTCATCGTCAACCTTATACTAAAGTAACAATTGATTCAATTAAGGCTTAA
- a CDS encoding ribosomal-processing cysteine protease Prp, whose product MIQAKFKCKDGSFVSMTVLGHALSGEYGHDLVCAAVSTLTFSLVNNLERLTQVAPIVDLDPDGGYLYCEIPADLDDNQAQLAEVLFKSCYYALKDDVSASQPDYLQVSLNK is encoded by the coding sequence ATGATTCAGGCAAAGTTTAAATGTAAAGATGGAAGCTTTGTAAGTATGACAGTGCTAGGACACGCTTTATCAGGGGAATATGGCCATGATTTAGTGTGTGCTGCGGTGTCAACTTTAACTTTTTCCCTGGTGAATAATTTGGAGCGTTTGACACAAGTTGCTCCAATTGTTGACTTAGATCCAGATGGGGGTTATCTCTATTGCGAAATTCCCGCTGACTTGGATGATAACCAAGCCCAGCTTGCTGAAGTCTTATTTAAAAGTTGCTATTATGCCTTAAAAGATGATGTTAGTGCCAGTCAACCTGACTATCTTCAGGTATCTTTAAATAAGTAA
- the rpmA gene encoding 50S ribosomal protein L27, which produces MLKLDLQFFAHKKGGGSTANGRDSQAKRLGAKRADGQFVTGGSILYRQRGTHIHPGVNVGRGGDDTLFALCDGVVKFERKGRNSKQVSVYQEA; this is translated from the coding sequence ATGTTAAAATTAGATTTACAATTTTTCGCCCACAAAAAAGGTGGCGGTTCCACAGCTAACGGCCGTGACTCACAAGCTAAACGTTTAGGAGCTAAACGGGCAGATGGCCAATTTGTAACAGGTGGATCAATTCTTTACCGTCAACGTGGTACCCATATTCATCCAGGTGTAAACGTTGGACGCGGTGGAGACGATACTTTATTCGCACTATGTGATGGTGTGGTTAAATTTGAACGTAAAGGTCGTAACAGCAAACAAGTTTCTGTATACCAAGAAGCTTAA
- a CDS encoding class I SAM-dependent methyltransferase, with translation MDTEGIKSAFTYLHEATEKSAQALEMTYVEAIHETLQNLLLGSAQQINGAPDDQVIKELNNLYQKSQWQSLDQETKHNIIQWLLIEGVKKQEIQANYQATPDAIALIIGYLAFRLVESNQNSLEKSINLFDPCFGTGNLWSLVAKTFTDQDYQVLGAGVDNDDLMLSIGEKAMALLGLSPKLTLADALGDLLVDPCQVIIADLPIGYYPQDQVAQTFKSGAKFIEEGSHAYAHYLLIEQGIHYLEDNAWGLFLVPKSTLTDPTLPQLMQGINETAYLQAFINLPQSLFQNEFSQKSILIVQKQGDRAKQSDQVLIGNIPDFKAVDDMKQFTSQFNDWLDKHIVNGK, from the coding sequence ATGGATACCGAAGGAATTAAATCAGCCTTTACATATTTGCATGAAGCGACCGAAAAAAGTGCTCAGGCCTTGGAGATGACCTATGTTGAGGCTATTCATGAAACATTACAGAACCTATTACTAGGATCAGCCCAGCAAATTAACGGAGCACCTGACGATCAAGTGATTAAGGAATTAAATAATCTCTATCAAAAAAGTCAGTGGCAGTCTTTAGACCAGGAAACCAAGCATAATATCATCCAATGGTTATTGATTGAAGGAGTAAAGAAGCAAGAAATACAGGCTAATTATCAAGCCACTCCTGATGCCATTGCCTTAATTATCGGCTACTTGGCCTTTCGCTTAGTTGAGTCGAATCAAAATTCGCTAGAAAAGTCTATCAATCTTTTTGATCCCTGCTTTGGCACTGGTAATTTATGGTCACTGGTGGCGAAGACTTTTACGGACCAAGACTATCAAGTCCTTGGGGCCGGAGTTGATAATGATGACTTGATGCTATCTATTGGCGAAAAGGCCATGGCCTTGCTTGGCTTAAGTCCAAAACTCACCCTTGCTGATGCTTTGGGAGATTTGTTGGTTGATCCCTGCCAGGTCATTATTGCTGATTTACCGATAGGCTATTATCCTCAAGACCAAGTCGCCCAGACCTTTAAGAGCGGGGCAAAATTTATTGAGGAAGGCTCCCATGCCTATGCCCATTACTTGTTAATTGAGCAGGGGATTCATTATTTAGAGGACAATGCTTGGGGCTTGTTCTTAGTCCCCAAATCTACTTTAACCGATCCAACGCTTCCGCAATTAATGCAAGGAATAAATGAAACAGCTTATTTGCAAGCCTTTATTAATTTACCCCAAAGTCTTTTTCAAAATGAGTTTTCGCAAAAAAGTATCCTGATTGTCCAAAAACAAGGAGACCGGGCCAAGCAAAGTGACCAGGTCCTTATTGGTAATATTCCTGATTTTAAAGCAGTTGACGACATGAAACAATTTACTTCACAATTTAATGATTGGTTAGACAAGCATATCGTTAATGGAAAATAA
- a CDS encoding ABC transporter ATP-binding protein, producing the protein MGRRTPKSTSKALKRLFKFFGHYQKSFIAVVILSVAATIAETVAPKILGQATTLIAEGVSQGLQEMNGQMGYKIDFTGIFRVLLVVAALYIATSIGRYFQNYLLSHAVQGTIANLRQAMRDKLNKLPISTIDHLSTGEILSRAINDIENIARTLQQNIAQTIMSITQLIGVVTMILMISPKIGGLMILTVLFAVFLVSRITPITQRLFADRQRIQGSINDHIEEDYNGQIEIRAFNQQGHKRDLFEEETDAYYKTSQRAEFFSGFLYPMVNFIRNLDYVLIAFVGGIDILQGRLPLGDVQALLQYNPQLYQPISNLATIVNQIQSTLASAERVFEFLDLEEMEVTHSDYSVIDTDKKVIFDNVYFGYDEDHYTLKDYNLDVNEGETIAIVGPTGAGKTTLINLLERFYDVDKGSIKIDGKDIRDYSREDVRKQMGMVLQDTWLFNGSIYDNIAYGDHNQSVSEEEVYAAAKTAHVDDFVRKLPDGYDTIINEDASNISQGQRQLITIARALVATPDILILDEATSSIDTRTEELIQKATEKLLKGRTSFVIAHRLSTIQDADQIIVMDQGRIIEKGNHESLMEKRGFYYGLYSAQFQED; encoded by the coding sequence ATGGGAAGACGTACACCAAAATCAACTAGCAAAGCCCTTAAACGTCTTTTTAAATTTTTTGGTCACTATCAAAAATCATTCATTGCAGTTGTAATCCTTTCGGTGGCAGCAACGATAGCCGAAACCGTTGCGCCTAAAATTTTAGGACAAGCAACGACCTTGATTGCTGAAGGGGTCAGCCAAGGCCTACAAGAAATGAATGGACAAATGGGCTATAAGATTGACTTTACCGGGATTTTCCGTGTACTTCTCGTAGTCGCTGCCTTATATATTGCCACTAGTATTGGCCGCTACTTCCAAAATTATTTACTGTCACATGCCGTACAAGGAACAATTGCTAATCTCCGCCAAGCCATGCGAGATAAATTGAATAAGCTTCCAATTAGTACCATTGATCATTTATCGACCGGTGAAATTTTGAGCCGGGCCATCAATGATATTGAAAATATTGCCCGTACCCTGCAACAAAATATTGCTCAAACCATTATGAGCATTACCCAGTTAATTGGTGTGGTAACGATGATCCTCATGATCAGTCCCAAAATTGGGGGGCTTATGATATTAACTGTTCTATTTGCTGTTTTCCTAGTTAGCCGCATCACACCAATAACTCAAAGACTCTTTGCTGACCGGCAAAGAATTCAGGGAAGCATTAATGACCATATTGAAGAAGACTATAATGGTCAAATTGAAATTCGTGCTTTCAACCAACAAGGGCATAAGCGCGATCTATTTGAAGAAGAAACCGATGCTTATTATAAAACCTCACAACGGGCAGAATTCTTTTCTGGTTTTCTCTATCCCATGGTCAACTTTATCCGTAATTTAGATTACGTCTTAATTGCCTTTGTCGGGGGGATAGATATTTTACAAGGCCGTCTACCACTTGGGGACGTCCAAGCCCTCTTGCAATACAACCCACAACTTTACCAACCCATTTCCAACCTTGCTACTATCGTTAACCAAATTCAAAGTACCCTAGCTTCCGCTGAACGGGTATTTGAATTCCTGGATCTGGAGGAAATGGAAGTAACCCATAGCGACTACTCCGTTATTGATACTGATAAAAAGGTAATCTTTGACAATGTTTATTTTGGTTATGATGAAGACCATTACACTTTAAAAGATTATAATTTGGATGTTAATGAGGGCGAAACTATTGCTATCGTTGGCCCTACTGGTGCTGGTAAAACGACTCTAATTAACTTATTAGAACGCTTCTATGATGTCGATAAAGGTAGTATTAAAATTGATGGTAAAGATATTCGTGACTATTCCCGCGAGGATGTTCGTAAACAAATGGGAATGGTCTTACAAGATACCTGGCTATTTAACGGAAGTATTTATGATAATATCGCATACGGTGATCATAACCAATCTGTTTCAGAGGAAGAAGTTTATGCAGCAGCTAAAACCGCCCATGTCGATGACTTTGTTCGGAAATTGCCTGATGGCTACGACACCATCATTAATGAAGATGCTTCAAATATTTCTCAGGGACAAAGACAGCTCATTACGATTGCCCGTGCCCTAGTAGCCACACCAGATATCTTAATCTTAGATGAAGCAACCTCAAGTATCGACACGCGTACTGAAGAATTAATTCAGAAAGCAACCGAAAAATTACTTAAAGGACGAACCAGTTTTGTGATTGCTCACCGTTTAAGTACGATTCAGGATGCTGATCAAATTATTGTTATGGACCAAGGAAGAATTATTGAAAAAGGTAACCATGAAAGTCTAATGGAAAAACGAGGCTTCTATTACGGCTTGTATAGTGCCCAATTCCAAGAAGATTAA
- a CDS encoding ABC transporter ATP-binding protein, translating to MLKILKRIPIHLILLSIFFAFAQGLAELVLPTFTAGLVNQGIVPGDFSAITRIAIQMLGVTLIIVGSALANIWFASQASQGLGKDLRDTIYAKVQRLSKDTYDHFGGASLITRSSSDIMQIELTTMMVLRMFLLAPAMLIASLVMAYRASALLSQTYLVTIPLVIISLALVLYFASPLFRAMQAKVDNMNLIFREGLTGIRVIRAFNKSDYESKRFAKANEDYRQTAVGAQIRLAFLLPALLLILNLTTIYINWFGGHLVANQQLSIGVILSFVSYTSIMGISFAFIGMMFVLIPRAQVSAERINQVLDAPEKIHSPADGGKAFDPERQARLDFDHVNYSYQGAESNVLTDINFSIKAGETLGIIGGTGSGKSTIANLILRFYERSSGDIKINGEKIESYNLDALRDYIAYVPQKANLFKGNIRSNLEFGKGQASDEEIWQNLKIAQAADFVSNLSDGIDHRVEQRGSNFSGGQKQRLCIARALMKDADILIFDDSFSALDAKTDINLRQALSQYAKDKITLIISQKVSTIRDADKILVLEDNGSVAGLGNHDTLMETSPLYASIVSSQLKEVSE from the coding sequence ATGTTAAAAATATTAAAACGCATCCCCATACACTTAATCTTGCTTAGTATCTTCTTTGCATTTGCCCAAGGGCTTGCTGAATTAGTCTTACCAACTTTCACCGCTGGCCTAGTTAACCAAGGGATTGTCCCTGGGGATTTTTCTGCCATTACCCGAATTGCTATCCAGATGCTAGGTGTCACCCTAATCATTGTTGGTTCTGCCCTAGCAAATATCTGGTTTGCTTCACAAGCCTCACAAGGACTGGGAAAAGATTTACGAGATACCATCTACGCTAAAGTACAACGCTTATCGAAAGATACTTACGATCATTTTGGTGGTGCCTCTCTGATTACTCGGAGCTCAAGTGACATTATGCAAATTGAATTGACCACAATGATGGTCTTACGTATGTTTCTATTGGCTCCGGCTATGCTTATTGCTAGCTTAGTGATGGCCTACCGAGCAAGCGCCTTACTTAGTCAAACCTATCTGGTTACCATTCCCCTAGTTATTATCTCTTTAGCCTTAGTCCTCTATTTCGCCTCCCCCTTATTCCGCGCCATGCAAGCCAAGGTGGACAATATGAACCTTATCTTTAGAGAGGGACTAACTGGTATTCGCGTCATTCGCGCCTTTAATAAGAGTGACTATGAATCCAAGCGCTTTGCTAAGGCCAATGAAGACTATCGGCAAACGGCTGTCGGCGCGCAAATTCGCTTAGCTTTCCTACTCCCTGCACTACTCTTAATTTTGAACCTAACCACGATTTATATTAACTGGTTCGGGGGGCATTTAGTCGCCAACCAACAACTCAGCATTGGGGTTATTCTTTCCTTTGTTTCCTATACATCCATTATGGGAATATCCTTTGCCTTTATCGGCATGATGTTTGTTCTCATCCCAAGAGCCCAAGTTTCAGCTGAACGGATTAACCAAGTCCTCGATGCTCCTGAAAAAATTCATTCCCCTGCTGATGGTGGCAAGGCTTTTGACCCTGAACGGCAAGCTAGACTAGATTTTGACCATGTCAATTACAGCTATCAAGGGGCAGAATCTAATGTTTTAACCGATATTAATTTCTCTATCAAAGCTGGGGAAACCCTAGGAATCATTGGCGGGACAGGTTCGGGAAAATCAACCATCGCTAACCTCATCCTGCGCTTCTATGAACGTTCTAGTGGCGACATCAAGATTAATGGCGAAAAAATTGAAAGCTATAATCTTGATGCTCTACGTGACTATATCGCCTACGTTCCTCAAAAGGCCAACCTTTTCAAAGGAAATATTCGCTCTAACTTAGAATTTGGTAAGGGTCAGGCTAGTGATGAAGAAATTTGGCAAAATTTAAAAATTGCTCAAGCTGCTGACTTTGTGTCAAACTTATCCGATGGCATTGACCACCGAGTCGAGCAACGCGGTTCAAATTTTTCAGGAGGGCAAAAACAACGTCTCTGCATCGCCAGAGCCTTGATGAAGGATGCGGATATTTTAATCTTTGATGACTCCTTCTCTGCCTTAGATGCTAAAACAGATATCAACCTAAGACAGGCACTGAGTCAGTACGCCAAGGATAAAATTACCCTTATTATTTCGCAAAAGGTCTCTACAATTAGGGATGCTGATAAAATTTTAGTCTTAGAAGACAATGGGAGTGTGGCTGGCTTAGGTAACCATGATACTTTAATGGAAACTTCGCCATTATATGCTTCTATTGTGTCATCACAACTCAAGGAGGTGAGTGAATAA
- a CDS encoding MarR family winged helix-turn-helix transcriptional regulator: MEFAKDHLSTLLFQVATLEKSYIDKQVKKANLNIIQAKSLYYIHLYPQLIQKELADYLDKPHATTSNIVTSLESKGYLYRKQISGNEQKKYLFLTPQGEKLAKEIKFIFDQLEEIVTNNLSLNEKKRIQELLKRIHNNLQEQK, translated from the coding sequence ATGGAGTTTGCCAAAGACCACCTAAGTACACTACTCTTTCAGGTAGCGACTTTAGAAAAAAGCTATATCGACAAACAGGTTAAAAAAGCTAATCTAAATATCATTCAAGCCAAGAGTCTTTACTATATCCATCTCTATCCCCAACTCATCCAAAAAGAGCTCGCAGATTATTTGGATAAACCCCATGCTACGACCAGTAATATTGTGACTAGTCTAGAAAGTAAAGGTTATCTTTATCGCAAACAAATTTCCGGGAATGAACAAAAGAAATACCTGTTCTTAACGCCACAGGGAGAAAAACTGGCTAAAGAAATCAAATTCATTTTTGACCAACTTGAAGAAATTGTGACTAACAATTTATCCTTAAATGAAAAAAAAAGAATCCAAGAATTACTCAAACGTATTCACAATAATTTACAAGAACAAAAATAA
- a CDS encoding YolD-like family protein — translation MPEQTKHKKFPHAYRSMIKWQSMFLSEHREALRSRQKNYGRVHPQALTSQQMTLTELRQKLFLALNSQLPCTIVLNEVDSDGHYRLLHGYIHSLDHEYFLMNQETIPLSLLKSCQVILD, via the coding sequence ATGCCCGAGCAAACGAAGCACAAAAAATTCCCCCATGCCTATCGATCCATGATCAAATGGCAGAGCATGTTCCTATCTGAACACCGAGAAGCCTTACGATCAAGACAAAAAAATTACGGCAGAGTCCATCCCCAGGCCTTGACTAGCCAGCAAATGACTTTGACCGAACTCCGCCAGAAACTTTTTCTGGCCTTGAATAGTCAACTTCCCTGCACCATTGTTTTGAATGAAGTCGATTCAGATGGCCACTATCGATTACTACATGGTTATATACATAGCCTAGACCACGAGTATTTTCTGATGAACCAAGAAACAATTCCTTTATCTCTCCTTAAATCTTGCCAGGTCATTCTAGATTAA
- a CDS encoding esterase family protein: MNFESYTHYGHNIGRNMSINRYGHAGKPFLVFPSSGGSHNEYADFGMIEACQAWIDNGKVQFFTLSSYDDQSWLSNKSGHDMALAQQAYDRYFIEEALPLIKHVSNWMDPMGATGCSMGAYHAINTFLNHPDVIDTVIALSGVYDVRYFMKGYQDDFEIYHNSPVDFLWGQNDPWFIDHYRQGDIIVCTGLGPWEEDGLPSFYSLKEAFECKQIPAWFDTWGEDVAHDWPWWRKQMPYFLQVLYPL; the protein is encoded by the coding sequence ATGAATTTTGAAAGCTATACCCACTATGGGCACAATATTGGAAGGAATATGTCAATTAATCGTTATGGACACGCTGGAAAGCCCTTTTTGGTCTTTCCCTCTTCAGGCGGCTCTCATAATGAATATGCTGATTTTGGGATGATTGAGGCCTGCCAAGCCTGGATTGACAATGGTAAGGTGCAATTCTTTACCTTATCCTCCTATGATGACCAGAGCTGGTTATCCAATAAATCTGGTCATGATATGGCCTTAGCCCAACAGGCTTATGATCGTTATTTTATTGAAGAAGCCCTGCCTTTAATTAAACATGTTTCGAATTGGATGGACCCCATGGGCGCAACCGGTTGCAGTATGGGAGCCTACCATGCCATTAATACTTTTTTAAACCACCCAGATGTAATTGATACTGTGATTGCTCTAAGTGGAGTGTATGATGTTCGTTATTTCATGAAAGGCTACCAGGACGATTTTGAAATTTACCATAACTCACCAGTCGATTTCCTTTGGGGGCAAAATGATCCTTGGTTTATTGATCATTACCGCCAAGGCGATATCATTGTATGTACAGGACTCGGCCCCTGGGAAGAAGATGGCCTACCAAGCTTTTATAGCTTAAAAGAGGCCTTTGAATGTAAACAAATCCCTGCTTGGTTTGATACTTGGGGAGAAGATGTGGCCCATGATTGGCCATGGTGGCGCAAACAAATGCCATATTTTCTGCAAGTTTTGTATCCCCTATGA